The following proteins are encoded in a genomic region of Sneathiella marina:
- the pyrC gene encoding dihydroorotase, with protein MNASTTEDETRLVLRRPDDWHVHLRDGALLEKVAAYTAAQFARAIIMPNLAPPVTTVAAAKSYRDRILAALPAGHDFTPLMTCYLTDGLEVAEIERGHGEGVFTAAKLYPANATTNSAQGVTDIRKIYPLLETLQRIGMPLLVHGEVTDKHIDIFDREAVFIDTVMTPLLAHMPDLKVVFEHITTSEAADFVAAGGPNLAATITPHHLAFNRNAIFDGGIRPHFYCLPIAKRDSHRLSLRKAATSGSPKFFLGTDSAPHRAADKETACGCAGLFNAPYALESYAAIFEEENALDKLEAFASENGPRFYGLPLNEEYVALTRQPQITPATIDGPDGPLVPYLGGEKLAWTFAGPARS; from the coding sequence ATGAACGCTTCCACAACTGAAGATGAGACCCGGCTGGTTTTACGGCGCCCCGATGACTGGCATGTGCATTTGCGTGATGGCGCCCTGCTGGAAAAGGTCGCGGCTTACACGGCGGCGCAGTTCGCCCGGGCCATCATCATGCCCAATCTGGCGCCGCCCGTCACCACGGTGGCGGCGGCGAAAAGCTATCGGGACCGGATTTTGGCGGCGCTGCCGGCGGGACATGATTTTACCCCGCTGATGACCTGTTACCTGACCGACGGCCTTGAGGTTGCGGAAATTGAGCGGGGGCATGGTGAGGGCGTGTTCACGGCGGCCAAACTGTACCCGGCCAATGCCACGACAAATTCGGCCCAGGGGGTCACCGATATCAGGAAAATCTATCCGCTGCTGGAGACACTGCAACGCATCGGCATGCCGTTGCTGGTGCATGGCGAGGTCACCGACAAGCATATTGATATCTTCGATCGCGAAGCGGTCTTTATCGACACGGTCATGACACCGCTGCTGGCCCATATGCCGGACTTGAAAGTGGTCTTCGAGCATATCACCACGTCGGAGGCGGCGGATTTTGTCGCCGCCGGCGGACCCAATCTGGCGGCGACCATCACCCCGCATCATCTGGCCTTTAACCGCAATGCGATTTTTGACGGCGGCATCCGCCCGCATTTCTATTGCCTGCCCATCGCCAAGCGCGACTCCCATCGACTGAGCTTACGCAAAGCCGCCACGTCGGGCTCGCCAAAATTTTTCCTCGGCACCGACAGCGCCCCCCATAGGGCCGCTGACAAGGAAACGGCTTGCGGCTGTGCCGGTTTGTTCAACGCGCCTTACGCGCTGGAAAGCTATGCGGCCATCTTTGAAGAGGAGAATGCCCTGGACAAGCTGGAGGCCTTCGCGTCGGAAAATGGCCCGCGCTTTTATGGCCTGCCGCTGAACGAGGAATATGTCGCCCTGACCCGGCAGCCCCAGATAACACCGGCAACCATCGACGGCCCGGACGGTCCGCTGGTGCCGTATCTCGGCGGCGAAAAACTGGCCTGGACCTTTGCCGGACCGGCCCGTTCCTGA
- a CDS encoding YgfZ/GcvT domain-containing protein, whose amino-acid sequence MTSQAMTLLDNRAILTLTGADVVDFLQNLITNDMAEVTDSQAIYAALLTAQGKFLHDFFVLKWGKYILLDVARDRKDDLLRRLSMYKLRADVTIGDGAYDIYAQFGDSPNAAAGTVTETGDSLHYIDPRLAAMGTRILTPRGKKPGSDTRTPPAATEGPLAAYATYDAHRLALGIPEGGADIIPEKNFLLEANFEELNGVSFSKGCYVGQELTARTKHRAKIKKRLFQISFTGDLTPGQRITLGGKEIAEVRSIQNGHGLALTRIDPLQDGSPENTEPAGIVFTKPAYLDAL is encoded by the coding sequence ATGACTTCGCAAGCTATGACATTACTCGACAACCGGGCGATCCTGACATTAACGGGCGCGGATGTGGTCGATTTTCTGCAAAACCTGATCACCAATGACATGGCCGAGGTTACGGACAGCCAGGCCATTTATGCGGCCTTGCTGACGGCACAGGGGAAATTCCTCCATGATTTTTTTGTCCTCAAATGGGGCAAATATATTCTCCTCGATGTGGCGAGGGATCGCAAAGATGATCTTCTGCGCCGCCTGAGCATGTATAAACTGCGCGCCGATGTGACCATTGGCGATGGCGCCTATGACATTTACGCGCAGTTTGGGGACAGCCCCAATGCCGCCGCCGGCACCGTCACGGAAACCGGGGACAGCCTGCACTATATCGATCCGCGTCTTGCCGCCATGGGCACACGCATCCTGACGCCGCGGGGCAAAAAACCGGGCAGCGACACGCGCACCCCTCCCGCCGCGACAGAAGGTCCCCTTGCCGCCTATGCCACCTATGACGCCCATCGTCTCGCCCTCGGAATCCCCGAAGGAGGGGCGGATATCATTCCGGAAAAAAACTTCCTGCTGGAAGCCAATTTCGAGGAACTGAACGGCGTCAGTTTCAGCAAGGGCTGTTATGTGGGACAGGAACTGACCGCCCGCACCAAACACCGGGCGAAAATCAAGAAACGCCTGTTCCAGATCAGCTTCACCGGCGATTTGACCCCCGGGCAACGCATTACCCTGGGCGGCAAGGAAATCGCCGAGGTCCGGTCCATCCAGAACGGCCATGGCCTTGCCCTCACCCGGATTGACCCGTTACAAGACGGCTCCCCGGAAAATACGGAACCAGCCGGAATTGTCTTTACAAAGCCCGCCTATCTCGATGCTCTTTGA
- a CDS encoding DUF1330 domain-containing protein: MTKAYWIVRVSVTNEANYPEYVAAAKPAFEKYKAKFLVRGGKYEVREGAHRARNVVVEFADIETARACYDSPEYQRAKVIRNANADADFIIIEGVG, translated from the coding sequence ATGACAAAAGCATATTGGATCGTCCGGGTGAGTGTCACCAACGAGGCGAACTATCCGGAATATGTGGCCGCGGCAAAACCGGCCTTTGAAAAATATAAGGCGAAATTCCTTGTGCGCGGCGGTAAATATGAGGTCCGCGAAGGGGCCCATCGGGCGCGCAATGTGGTCGTCGAATTTGCCGATATTGAGACGGCGCGCGCCTGCTATGACAGCCCTGAATATCAACGGGCCAAGGTCATTCGCAACGCCAATGCCGACGCTGATTTTATCATCATCGAAGGCGTCGGGTAA
- a CDS encoding globin family protein: MTPHQQQLVHESWQQVVPIADTASELFYNRLFELEPGLKPLFCGTDMTGQRHKLIAALTAVVDNLDQVAELAPIIAALGRRHRGYGVEAQHYDVVGQALLDTLKTGLGESWSVELAEAWTTLYGTVAALMQDGANDPVN, translated from the coding sequence ATGACACCCCATCAACAACAGCTTGTTCACGAGAGCTGGCAACAAGTCGTGCCCATCGCGGATACCGCATCGGAGCTGTTTTACAATCGGCTTTTCGAGTTGGAGCCGGGCCTGAAGCCCCTGTTCTGTGGCACCGATATGACCGGGCAGAGACATAAACTGATCGCGGCCCTGACGGCGGTTGTCGATAACCTCGATCAGGTGGCGGAACTGGCCCCGATCATCGCCGCATTGGGGCGCCGCCATAGGGGATATGGTGTTGAGGCGCAGCATTATGACGTTGTCGGCCAGGCACTGCTGGACACGCTCAAGACGGGCCTCGGCGAAAGCTGGTCGGTTGAACTGGCGGAGGCCTGGACGACACTATATGGTACGGTTGCCGCCCTAATGCAGGATGGCGCCAACGATCCGGTCAATTGA
- a CDS encoding LysR substrate-binding domain-containing protein, protein MDLAELRIFCAVVREGSVTRAAERLHRVQSNVTTRLRQLEDKLGVELFSREGKRLKLTAAGRTLLTYADQLLSLADEAEIALKDRQPRGLFRLGSMESTAAVRLPGPLADYSARYPEVKLELRTGNPTEMAALLSAGDIDAALVAEPVALEKFDRLLAFEEETVIVTAINQPDISAPGAAPKCMLVFEQGCPHRRLLEGWYAARGELPERVIEMGSYHAMLGCALAGMGAALMPKSILSTFPEAARLISHPLPKGKNVLRTYYIWRKESPAPNVTALGEILQEN, encoded by the coding sequence ATGGATTTAGCCGAACTTCGCATTTTCTGCGCCGTCGTGCGCGAAGGCAGTGTCACCCGCGCCGCCGAACGGTTGCACCGGGTGCAGTCCAATGTCACCACACGGCTGCGCCAGCTGGAAGACAAGCTGGGGGTTGAGCTGTTCAGTCGCGAGGGCAAGCGGCTAAAGCTGACCGCGGCGGGCCGCACCCTGCTCACTTATGCCGACCAACTCCTGTCGCTGGCCGATGAGGCGGAAATCGCCCTCAAGGATCGCCAACCCCGCGGCCTGTTCCGGCTGGGCTCCATGGAAAGTACGGCGGCGGTACGGCTGCCGGGACCGCTGGCTGACTATAGCGCCAGATACCCCGAGGTGAAACTGGAGCTGCGCACGGGCAACCCGACGGAAATGGCCGCCCTGTTATCGGCCGGGGATATCGATGCGGCGCTGGTCGCCGAACCGGTGGCCCTGGAAAAATTCGACCGGCTGCTGGCCTTTGAGGAAGAAACGGTGATCGTCACGGCCATCAACCAGCCGGATATTTCCGCCCCCGGCGCCGCCCCCAAATGCATGCTGGTCTTTGAACAGGGATGCCCGCACCGGCGGCTGCTGGAAGGCTGGTACGCGGCACGGGGCGAACTGCCCGAGCGGGTCATCGAAATGGGATCCTATCATGCCATGCTGGGCTGTGCCCTGGCCGGCATGGGCGCCGCCTTGATGCCAAAATCAATTCTCAGCACCTTTCCCGAAGCCGCGCGCCTGATCAGCCACCCCCTGCCCAAGGGCAAGAATGTTCTGAGAACCTATTATATCTGGCGCAAAGAATCCCCCGCCCCCAACGTCACCGCCCTTGGCGAGATTTTGCAGGAAAATTGA
- a CDS encoding GNAT family N-acetyltransferase, giving the protein MTQEITFTRLPTIDPGLIIAHMSDPRVAKHMPLLTGDWSEATVAEFIDKKEECWRRDGLGHWAILANGDYIGWGGLQKEGEEWDLGLVLQPGFFGLGPRITRKAIDFAIADIRIPFVTFLLPPSRKNRRALDRLGAKYIGEILYDGELFLKYRLETE; this is encoded by the coding sequence ATGACCCAGGAAATTACGTTTACAAGACTGCCGACAATTGATCCGGGTCTGATTATTGCCCATATGTCAGATCCACGGGTCGCAAAACATATGCCTCTTCTGACAGGTGACTGGAGCGAAGCAACGGTGGCCGAATTTATCGACAAAAAGGAAGAATGCTGGCGCCGGGACGGGCTAGGGCACTGGGCGATACTGGCGAACGGAGACTATATTGGATGGGGTGGTCTTCAAAAGGAAGGCGAGGAATGGGACTTGGGATTGGTTCTGCAACCGGGCTTTTTCGGCCTCGGCCCCCGCATAACAAGAAAAGCAATTGATTTCGCGATTGCGGATATACGCATTCCCTTTGTTACTTTTTTGCTGCCGCCCTCTCGTAAAAACCGACGGGCGCTTGACAGGCTCGGCGCCAAATATATCGGCGAAATACTATATGACGGGGAGTTGTTTCTCAAATACCGGCTAGAGACTGAATGA
- a CDS encoding MFS transporter yields the protein MKLTKFALLSVVFLDIMSQGLVIPILNTIIMSPAQDFLPKGTSTAVRQFDFGLTMAVFFIAWFFGAAYISKISDYIGRKAAMLICLVGALLAYILTIIALDTNSLTLLIIARILSGFTAGNQPIAQAALVDLSENEDQKIRFMGLVLLAVSIGMVAGPLISGLMSDPAVFGKFASAALPFYLVAGMVVAGTLLIIFYYRDPPVERPPFTFKPLEIFVTMWHMVDRPLVLRLAPVFFFAQLTLSGFYVFMDTYFFSRFQFDTLQNAFTMVVLGLSMGTVSAFLVGPISARFNRLPILYTSLGLMTLSTGLSILNPSPALAYVLIATFFVPFALYYPTLLTLFSKAVDETEQGWVMGVGVALFTLGAGIISLIGGWLMSIDIHLPFIISVISALIAMGLIALLWRGPEMKKLLERE from the coding sequence ATGAAACTGACGAAATTCGCGCTGCTGTCCGTCGTGTTTCTGGATATTATGAGCCAGGGCCTCGTTATCCCGATCCTCAATACCATCATCATGTCGCCGGCGCAGGATTTCCTGCCCAAGGGCACCAGCACGGCTGTCCGGCAGTTTGATTTTGGCCTGACCATGGCGGTGTTCTTTATTGCCTGGTTTTTCGGCGCCGCCTATATCTCGAAAATCTCCGACTATATCGGGCGTAAAGCGGCGATGCTGATCTGCCTTGTCGGGGCGTTGCTCGCCTATATCCTGACGATTATTGCCTTGGATACAAACAGCCTGACCCTGCTGATTATCGCCCGGATCCTGTCCGGTTTTACCGCTGGCAACCAGCCGATTGCGCAAGCAGCCCTGGTCGATTTGAGTGAGAATGAGGACCAGAAAATCCGCTTTATGGGGCTGGTCCTGCTGGCCGTCAGTATCGGCATGGTTGCCGGTCCGCTGATCAGTGGCCTGATGTCCGACCCGGCAGTGTTTGGAAAATTTGCCTCGGCCGCCCTCCCCTTCTACCTGGTCGCGGGCATGGTTGTGGCCGGTACCCTTCTGATCATATTCTATTATCGCGACCCCCCGGTTGAGCGGCCGCCCTTCACTTTCAAGCCGCTCGAGATTTTTGTCACCATGTGGCATATGGTCGACCGGCCGCTTGTGCTCAGGCTGGCGCCGGTGTTCTTTTTTGCGCAGCTGACCCTGTCCGGCTTTTACGTGTTCATGGATACCTATTTCTTCAGCCGGTTTCAGTTTGATACCCTGCAGAACGCCTTTACCATGGTGGTTCTGGGTCTTTCCATGGGGACGGTCAGTGCGTTTCTGGTCGGGCCGATCAGTGCCCGGTTTAATCGGCTTCCCATCCTCTATACCAGTCTTGGCCTGATGACGCTGAGTACCGGATTGTCGATCCTCAATCCCTCCCCGGCGCTCGCCTATGTCCTTATCGCCACCTTCTTCGTTCCCTTCGCGCTATATTACCCGACCCTTCTGACCCTGTTCTCGAAAGCCGTGGACGAAACGGAACAAGGCTGGGTCATGGGCGTGGGTGTGGCGCTGTTTACCCTGGGGGCGGGGATTATCTCGCTGATCGGCGGCTGGCTAATGTCCATTGACATTCACCTGCCGTTCATCATCTCGGTCATCAGTGCGCTGATCGCCATGGGCCTGATCGCCCTTCTCTGGCGGGGGCCGGAAATGAAGAAGCTGCTTGAACGGGAGTAA
- a CDS encoding enoyl-CoA hydratase/isomerase family protein: MSVSTASTVTYESRDGVAILTLRGPKDLNILTHDMVDALRDCWHRFNASEDKVAILTGGGDKAFSVGANLADPPDLWKFVPGIGVAVEKPVIAAVNGICVGGAAVLVQFCDLCIMSEEAKFTYPEAKVGLSGGLITSLAARIPHKVAMEFIFGLADLDAARAYEVGLVNKVVPKAEVMDTAMAYALALRDSAPMVLSMVKRFVEEVLAKGPSERAGISLSQTRAVLESEDFAEGAAAFAEKRDPKFTGN, translated from the coding sequence ATGAGCGTATCAACGGCATCAACTGTTACTTATGAAAGCCGGGATGGTGTGGCCATTCTCACCCTGAGGGGCCCGAAGGACCTGAATATCCTCACCCATGACATGGTCGACGCATTGCGTGATTGCTGGCATCGGTTCAATGCCTCCGAGGACAAGGTGGCGATCCTGACCGGGGGCGGGGACAAGGCCTTTTCCGTGGGCGCCAATCTTGCCGATCCGCCGGATCTATGGAAATTCGTTCCCGGTATCGGCGTGGCGGTGGAGAAACCGGTCATTGCCGCGGTCAACGGGATTTGTGTCGGCGGGGCGGCGGTTCTGGTGCAGTTCTGTGATCTTTGCATCATGTCCGAAGAGGCGAAATTCACCTATCCGGAGGCCAAGGTCGGCTTGTCAGGTGGCCTGATTACCTCCCTGGCGGCGCGCATTCCCCATAAGGTGGCCATGGAATTTATCTTTGGCCTGGCCGATTTGGATGCGGCCCGTGCCTATGAGGTTGGCCTGGTCAACAAGGTGGTGCCGAAAGCCGAGGTTATGGACACGGCCATGGCCTATGCCCTTGCCTTGCGCGACAGCGCGCCGATGGTGCTGAGCATGGTCAAACGCTTTGTTGAGGAGGTGCTGGCCAAGGGACCGTCAGAGCGGGCGGGGATAAGCCTGAGCCAGACCCGTGCTGTTCTGGAAAGCGAGGATTTCGCGGAAGGGGCCGCGGCTTTCGCGGAAAAGCGCGATCCGAAATTTACCGGAAACTGA
- a CDS encoding TIGR03067 domain-containing protein encodes MNVLTSPDTQSLQGTWRVETATVQGKTIAPVIGQHLSFNGDHFRIDKDGSQVFGGRYSLSNGSDPLQIDFEQTESDFMSGHWRGIYKVSDEKLTISDNARDTSLPRPTGFSEGENENCILIQYRRVAD; translated from the coding sequence ATGAATGTTCTGACATCCCCGGATACCCAAAGCCTTCAAGGCACATGGCGCGTCGAAACAGCAACCGTCCAGGGCAAGACAATCGCCCCCGTGATCGGCCAGCATCTCAGCTTCAACGGCGATCATTTCCGGATCGACAAGGATGGCTCCCAGGTTTTTGGCGGCCGCTACTCCCTGTCCAACGGCAGCGATCCGCTGCAAATTGATTTCGAGCAAACGGAATCCGATTTTATGTCCGGTCACTGGCGCGGGATCTATAAAGTCAGCGACGAGAAGCTGACCATCTCTGACAATGCACGGGATACGTCTCTGCCCCGCCCAACCGGGTTTTCGGAAGGCGAGAATGAAAATTGTATCCTGATCCAGTATCGGCGGGTTGCAGACTAG
- a CDS encoding methyl-accepting chemotaxis protein yields MLAALDKSQAIIHFSNEGTILDANENFLNAMGYSLEEIVGNKHSMFVAPEEADSVDYANFWAALGRGEFQAAEYKRFDKSGNEIWIQASYNPILDKSGTVSRVVKFATDITAQKIQNADYEGQIDAVNKSQAVISFKLDGTIIDANDNFLGAVGYSIDEIRGEHHRKFVEPAYGESAEYAEFWASLGRGEFQAAEYKRIGKGGKEIWIQASYNPIFDPSGKPVKVVKYATDITARVLQNADFQGQIDAVNKSQAVISFKLDGTIIDANDNFLGAVGYSIDEIRGEHHRKFVEPTYGESAEYAEFWASLGRGEFQAAEYKRIGKGGKEIWIQASYNPIFDPSGKPFKVVKYATDVTAQVIARHEGERVGKIVDENLDKILSSVGDANLQTNSAVTASGNALQTVQSVAAAAEEFQSSAQEISRSMTASKTEVNKANQEASNADNSTKELATAAQAMSNIIEVIQGIAAQINLLALNATIESARAGEAGKGFAVVATEVKSLASQVANATDQIATEISGMQSISDNVVDNLTSIRNAIVAVESSVTSVAGAVEEQTATTKEITVSMQSAATAVSEINESLSSISGAVEDANKYAEEGTDLYRSMNG; encoded by the coding sequence ATGCTCGCGGCGCTCGACAAATCACAGGCCATCATTCATTTCTCAAATGAAGGCACGATCCTGGATGCCAATGAGAATTTCCTCAACGCTATGGGGTATAGCTTAGAGGAAATTGTCGGCAACAAGCACAGCATGTTCGTCGCGCCGGAAGAGGCGGATAGCGTCGACTATGCAAATTTCTGGGCAGCGCTTGGGCGGGGCGAATTTCAGGCTGCGGAATATAAACGCTTTGATAAAAGTGGGAATGAAATCTGGATTCAGGCTTCCTATAATCCGATACTTGATAAGTCCGGCACTGTTTCAAGAGTGGTTAAGTTTGCAACTGACATTACCGCGCAGAAAATACAGAACGCCGACTATGAAGGCCAGATTGATGCCGTGAACAAATCACAGGCGGTTATCTCTTTCAAGCTTGATGGCACGATCATCGATGCCAACGATAACTTCCTGGGCGCAGTGGGGTACAGTATCGATGAAATTCGCGGGGAGCATCATCGCAAGTTTGTCGAGCCTGCCTATGGTGAGAGCGCCGAATATGCGGAATTCTGGGCCTCTCTTGGTCGCGGTGAATTCCAGGCCGCGGAATATAAACGCATTGGTAAAGGGGGGAAGGAGATCTGGATCCAGGCGTCCTACAACCCCATCTTCGATCCCAGCGGCAAACCGGTCAAGGTTGTTAAATACGCGACGGACATTACCGCGCGCGTCTTGCAGAACGCCGATTTCCAGGGCCAGATTGATGCCGTGAACAAATCACAGGCGGTTATCTCTTTCAAGCTTGATGGCACGATCATCGATGCCAACGATAATTTTCTGGGCGCAGTAGGGTACAGCATTGATGAAATTCGCGGGGAGCATCATCGCAAGTTTGTCGAACCCACCTACGGTGAGAGCGCCGAATATGCGGAATTCTGGGCCTCTCTTGGTCGCGGTGAATTCCAGGCCGCCGAATATAAACGTATTGGTAAAGGGGGGAAGGAGATCTGGATTCAGGCGTCCTACAACCCCATCTTCGATCCCAGCGGGAAGCCGTTCAAGGTTGTCAAATACGCGACGGATGTGACGGCGCAGGTAATTGCGCGTCATGAAGGGGAGCGGGTCGGCAAGATTGTCGATGAAAATCTTGATAAAATCCTGTCTTCTGTTGGCGATGCCAACTTACAGACCAATTCCGCAGTGACGGCATCGGGAAATGCGTTGCAAACGGTGCAGTCTGTTGCCGCCGCCGCCGAGGAATTCCAGTCCTCTGCCCAGGAAATTTCCCGCAGCATGACGGCGTCAAAAACCGAGGTGAATAAAGCCAATCAGGAAGCTAGCAACGCGGACAACTCGACAAAAGAACTGGCGACAGCGGCCCAGGCCATGAGCAATATCATTGAAGTGATCCAGGGGATTGCCGCACAGATCAACCTGCTGGCCCTGAACGCAACGATCGAATCCGCCCGTGCAGGTGAAGCCGGTAAAGGCTTTGCCGTTGTGGCGACGGAGGTTAAATCACTGGCGTCACAGGTTGCCAATGCCACCGATCAGATTGCCACGGAAATCAGCGGCATGCAGTCAATCAGTGACAATGTGGTCGATAACCTGACAAGCATTCGAAACGCCATCGTCGCCGTGGAAAGCAGCGTGACATCAGTTGCCGGCGCGGTGGAAGAACAAACAGCCACCACCAAGGAAATCACTGTCAGCATGCAATCCGCGGCAACCGCGGTGAGCGAGATCAATGAAAGTCTCAGCTCAATCTCCGGTGCGGTGGAAGACGCCAATAAATATGCCGAAGAAGGGACGGATCTGTACCGCAGCATGAACGGCTAA
- a CDS encoding cytochrome P450 — translation MSEAKQPVDVDVSKIPVEEIDVSDPLLYQDDRFYPYFQRLRREDPVHFCAESFFGPFWSITKYDDIMKVELDHETYSSEAHLGGITIRDNPFGNQMASFITMDQPQHTAQRKTVAPAVAPMNLRKMEEMIRSRTIHVLDSLPRGETFDWVDKVSIELTTMMLATLFDFPFDDRRLLTYWSDVATVNFDAPDAMVKDDDERMAVLQEMGAYIVKLWAERTDGEVGHDMISMMAQGEATKDMDHLDIIANFVLLIVGGNDTTRNSMSGGLLAMIDNPDQYAKLKADPSLIKTLVPEIIRYQSAIIHMRRTALKDAELGGKKISKGDKVVMWYVSGNWDEEAIDDPEKFIIDRKKARRHLAFGAGIHRCVGDRLAELQLQILWEEILKRDLKFELMGPPERIFSNFIRGIKSMPVRIS, via the coding sequence ATGAGCGAAGCAAAGCAACCTGTCGATGTGGATGTGTCTAAAATTCCGGTCGAGGAAATTGATGTCAGCGATCCTCTTTTGTATCAGGATGATAGATTTTACCCGTATTTCCAGCGATTGCGCCGCGAGGACCCGGTTCATTTCTGCGCCGAAAGCTTCTTCGGCCCGTTCTGGTCCATCACCAAATATGATGACATCATGAAGGTGGAGCTGGATCACGAGACATATTCGTCCGAAGCGCATCTGGGCGGTATCACCATTCGCGACAATCCGTTTGGCAATCAGATGGCCAGTTTTATCACCATGGATCAGCCACAGCATACGGCGCAGCGGAAAACTGTCGCGCCGGCGGTGGCGCCGATGAATTTACGTAAAATGGAAGAGATGATCCGCAGCCGGACTATCCATGTCCTTGACAGCCTGCCGCGGGGAGAGACCTTTGACTGGGTCGACAAGGTGTCCATCGAACTGACCACCATGATGCTGGCGACCTTGTTTGATTTTCCGTTTGATGACCGCCGGTTGCTCACCTATTGGTCCGATGTGGCGACTGTGAATTTCGATGCGCCCGATGCCATGGTCAAGGATGATGACGAGCGCATGGCGGTATTGCAGGAAATGGGCGCCTATATTGTCAAGCTCTGGGCGGAGCGGACCGACGGGGAAGTTGGCCATGACATGATTTCCATGATGGCGCAGGGCGAGGCGACCAAGGATATGGATCATCTGGATATCATTGCCAATTTTGTATTGCTGATCGTCGGCGGCAACGACACCACCCGCAATTCCATGAGCGGCGGTCTTCTGGCGATGATCGACAACCCGGATCAATATGCCAAACTGAAGGCCGACCCGTCCCTGATCAAGACCCTTGTGCCGGAAATCATCCGCTATCAGTCGGCAATTATCCATATGCGCCGCACCGCCCTGAAGGACGCGGAGCTGGGGGGCAAGAAAATCTCCAAGGGCGATAAGGTGGTCATGTGGTATGTGTCCGGCAACTGGGATGAGGAGGCCATTGACGATCCCGAGAAATTTATCATCGACCGCAAGAAAGCCCGCCGTCACCTGGCGTTTGGCGCCGGCATTCACCGCTGCGTCGGTGACCGGCTGGCCGAGCTGCAGTTGCAGATCCTGTGGGAGGAAATCCTCAAGCGTGACCTGAAATTCGAGCTGATGGGCCCGCCGGAACGTATTTTCTCCAACTTTATCCGCGGCATCAAAAGCATGCCGGTCCGGATTTCATAG
- a CDS encoding energy-coupling factor ABC transporter permease → MHIEPGVVDGAKIVLSYATALGAIGLAAKMAMDTIRKDGGLASLAIRSLITTVLVFSFFEVLPHYPVGVSEVHFILGSTLFLIFGAGPAALGLMAGLLLQGVFFAPFDLPQYGMNITTLVMPLFAMSLIARKIIPANIAYKDVTYKQALALSTAYQGGIVVWVAFWAFYGNGFGAENLAQIGSFGAAYMAVILLEPIADLAVLAGAKSLYKFRDSGLFHNRLHQAGV, encoded by the coding sequence ATGCATATCGAACCTGGCGTCGTGGATGGCGCTAAAATTGTCCTCAGCTACGCAACCGCATTGGGCGCAATCGGCCTGGCCGCAAAAATGGCCATGGACACCATCCGCAAAGATGGCGGATTGGCATCGCTGGCAATTCGCTCGCTGATCACCACTGTCCTTGTTTTCAGCTTTTTTGAAGTGCTGCCCCATTATCCGGTCGGCGTGTCGGAGGTGCATTTCATTCTGGGATCCACCTTGTTCCTGATATTCGGCGCCGGACCGGCCGCCCTTGGCCTGATGGCCGGATTGCTCTTGCAAGGGGTGTTCTTCGCACCGTTCGACTTGCCGCAATATGGCATGAACATAACAACTCTTGTTATGCCGCTTTTCGCCATGAGCCTGATCGCCCGGAAAATCATTCCAGCCAATATCGCCTACAAGGATGTTACCTACAAACAAGCCCTCGCCCTTTCCACGGCCTATCAGGGCGGGATCGTTGTCTGGGTTGCCTTCTGGGCGTTTTACGGCAACGGTTTCGGCGCGGAAAATCTGGCGCAAATCGGCTCCTTCGGCGCGGCATATATGGCAGTCATCCTGCTGGAGCCCATCGCTGATCTTGCGGTTCTGGCCGGTGCCAAAAGCCTCTATAAATTCCGCGACAGCGGGCTGTTCCATAACCGGCTGCACCAAGCCGGCGTCTGA